A genomic stretch from Bosea sp. F3-2 includes:
- a CDS encoding lysylphosphatidylglycerol synthase domain-containing protein: MPLRKRSRWWWLGPLASTIIFGASLVVLWHIISQMEPGQLAGAFANASLRQLGLAAGFTALSYLLLTGYDALALRRLGLSIAYRTTALASFTSYSVSFTLGFPIVTGGTVRYWIYSPKGVRASEVASLTVIAGITFWLGLGAILCASLVYSADSVAMLARTSPLVVQIAGGLIGLGIIGYLIWIATDERSLRVRGWNLHLPGLGTTLGQMALGACEVSAAAAVLFVLLPGGYNLDYPTFLAAYIFACLIGIASHAPGGLGVFEATMLVALNRLPYEHVLGALLIFRVIYYVLPFILALAMLALNEIIRRIRRHEP; this comes from the coding sequence ATGCCCCTGCGCAAGCGCAGTCGCTGGTGGTGGCTCGGCCCGCTGGCGAGCACCATCATCTTCGGTGCCTCGCTCGTCGTGCTCTGGCACATCATCAGCCAGATGGAACCGGGCCAGCTCGCCGGCGCCTTCGCCAATGCCAGCCTGCGTCAGCTCGGGCTCGCGGCCGGCTTCACGGCGCTGAGCTATCTCCTGCTGACGGGATATGATGCGCTGGCCCTGCGCCGGCTCGGGCTCTCGATTGCCTACCGCACGACGGCGCTGGCGTCCTTCACCAGTTATTCGGTTTCCTTCACGCTCGGCTTCCCGATCGTGACCGGCGGCACGGTGCGCTACTGGATCTATTCACCGAAGGGCGTGCGGGCTTCGGAGGTCGCGAGTCTGACGGTGATCGCGGGCATCACCTTCTGGCTCGGTCTCGGCGCCATTCTCTGCGCCAGCCTGGTCTATTCGGCGGATTCGGTCGCGATGCTGGCGCGGACCTCGCCGCTCGTCGTCCAGATCGCCGGTGGCCTCATCGGGCTCGGCATCATCGGCTACCTGATCTGGATCGCGACGGACGAGCGCAGCCTGCGCGTGCGGGGCTGGAACCTGCATCTGCCGGGTCTCGGCACCACGCTCGGCCAGATGGCGCTCGGCGCCTGCGAGGTCAGCGCGGCGGCAGCCGTGCTCTTCGTCCTGCTGCCCGGTGGCTACAATCTCGACTATCCGACCTTCCTGGCTGCCTATATCTTCGCCTGCCTGATCGGCATCGCCAGCCATGCGCCGGGCGGACTCGGCGTGTTCGAGGCGACGATGCTGGTCGCGCTTAACCGCCTCCCCTATGAGCACGTGCTCGGCGCGCTGCTGATCTTCCGCGTGATCTACTACGTCCTGCCCTTCATCCTGGCGCTGGCGATGCTGGCGCTG
- a CDS encoding NlpC/P60 family protein, whose translation MTILDRRIHAFRPDLAARHLAGQVEAARFADAQPMRVVVPSAPLRREPRPDASLDTEALAGELVQVYEREEGWAWVQLAADGYVGYLPDDALRPDQPVPTHRVAGLRTFVYPGPSIKLPPLASLSLNAGVAVVEEKGDFAILADGGHVFLKHLAPADRFEADFVAVAERFLGVPYLWGGKTSLGLDCSGLTQLALAAAGIASPRDSDMLEAALGSAVPFGESLSGLERGDLIFWKGHVGILTDPETLLHANGYTMTVHREPLKEARDRIRDNSFGAITSIKRLE comes from the coding sequence ATGACGATTCTCGACCGCCGCATCCATGCCTTTCGCCCCGATCTCGCCGCGCGCCATCTGGCCGGGCAGGTCGAGGCCGCCCGCTTCGCCGATGCGCAGCCGATGCGCGTCGTTGTTCCCTCGGCGCCACTACGGCGCGAGCCGCGCCCGGACGCATCGCTCGATACCGAAGCGCTCGCGGGCGAGCTGGTTCAAGTCTACGAGCGCGAGGAGGGCTGGGCCTGGGTCCAGCTCGCCGCGGACGGTTATGTCGGCTACCTGCCTGACGACGCGTTGCGCCCCGACCAGCCGGTGCCGACGCACCGTGTCGCGGGACTCAGGACCTTCGTCTATCCGGGCCCCTCGATCAAACTGCCGCCGCTTGCGTCGCTGTCGCTGAATGCAGGCGTTGCCGTGGTGGAGGAGAAGGGCGATTTCGCCATCCTCGCCGATGGCGGACATGTTTTCCTGAAGCATCTCGCCCCGGCCGACCGCTTCGAAGCCGATTTCGTCGCAGTCGCCGAGCGTTTCCTCGGCGTGCCCTATCTCTGGGGCGGCAAGACCAGCCTCGGCCTCGACTGCTCAGGGCTGACACAACTTGCCCTCGCCGCGGCCGGCATCGCCTCCCCGCGCGATTCCGACATGCTGGAGGCCGCCCTCGGCAGCGCCGTTCCCTTCGGCGAGAGCCTATCCGGGCTTGAGCGCGGCGATCTGATCTTCTGGAAGGGCCATGTCGGCATCCTGACCGATCCGGAAACGCTCCTGCATGCCAACGGCTACACGATGACGGTGCATCGCGAGCCCCTCAAGGAAGCGCGCGACCGCATCCGCGACAACAGCTTCGGCGCAATCACCAGCATCAAGCGGCTGGAGTAA
- the mutS gene encoding DNA mismatch repair protein MutS codes for MRHSSPSEAALSAAPAAAERVTPMMAQYIEIKAANPDCLLFYRMGDFYELFFKDAEIASRTLGIVLTKRGKHQGDDIPMCGVPVERADDYLQRLIAAGHRVAVCEQTEDPAEAKKRGAKSVVKRDVVRLVTPGTITEERLLEPGRASLLVAVARRKTGEAASLYGLAAIDISTGRFTVMETPQERLAIEFSRLEPREIVCPDAIHDDPELKEFWREIAVPVTPLARDGLDAASAERRLKEFFGVATLDAFGAFSRAEIAAAGAALAYVERTQLGARPPLSAPVRDSGSATMLIDAATRANLELTRTLGGERPGSLLATIDRTVTPGGARLLAERLAGPLTDPASIAARHDAVEFLAADGALREDLQQALEKVPDVARALARLSLDRGGPRDLAALGAGLDAARAIAALLVRRGELPAELARAMRALGESDPDLPVRLNAALADELPLNRRDGRFVREGHDPALDELRLLQIDSRKVIAQLQARYAAETGCRTLRIKHNAMLGYFVEVPQATGEEFLKEPWRATFVHRQTMSDAMRFSSVELGELEAKIASAADRALKLELSVFAGLSEAVLAQAEPIKAAALALAELDVAAALADLATREGWSRPQIDDGVAFTIERGRHPVVEAALKRDGKPFVANDTELSPPDTDAKGGRICLITGPNMAGKSTFLRQNALIAVLAQMGSFVPAARAHIGIVDRLFSRVGAADDLARGRSTFMVEMVETAAILNQAGPRALVILDEIGRGTATFDGLSIAWAAIEHLHEINRCRSLFATHYHELTALGDRLDRVANATVRVTEWKGEVVFLHEVVPGAADRSYGIQVAKLAGLPPAVVERARAILGELEKTEREKPVASLVDDLPLFAAPLRRPAPVAVENEPDGLREALAGIAPDEMTPREALEALYRLKGLA; via the coding sequence ATGCGTCACAGCTCCCCCTCCGAAGCCGCCCTTTCCGCCGCGCCGGCCGCCGCCGAGCGCGTCACGCCGATGATGGCGCAGTATATCGAGATCAAGGCGGCGAATCCGGATTGCCTGCTGTTCTACCGGATGGGGGATTTCTACGAACTCTTCTTCAAGGATGCCGAGATCGCCTCGCGCACGCTCGGCATCGTGCTGACCAAGCGCGGCAAGCATCAGGGCGACGACATCCCGATGTGCGGCGTCCCCGTGGAGCGCGCCGACGATTATCTCCAGCGCCTGATCGCCGCCGGCCACCGCGTCGCCGTCTGCGAGCAGACCGAGGATCCGGCCGAGGCGAAGAAGCGCGGCGCCAAATCGGTGGTGAAGCGTGATGTTGTCCGCCTCGTTACCCCCGGAACCATTACCGAGGAGCGGCTGCTCGAGCCGGGCCGCGCGAGCCTCCTCGTCGCGGTCGCGCGTCGCAAGACGGGGGAGGCGGCCTCTCTCTACGGTCTCGCGGCGATCGACATCTCGACCGGTCGCTTCACGGTGATGGAGACGCCGCAGGAGCGGCTCGCCATCGAGTTTTCGCGTCTGGAGCCGCGCGAGATCGTCTGCCCCGACGCGATCCATGACGACCCGGAACTCAAGGAGTTCTGGCGCGAGATTGCGGTGCCGGTGACGCCGCTGGCTCGCGACGGACTCGATGCGGCCTCGGCCGAGCGACGCCTGAAGGAGTTCTTCGGCGTCGCCACGCTCGATGCCTTCGGTGCTTTCAGCCGCGCCGAGATCGCGGCGGCCGGCGCGGCACTGGCCTATGTCGAGCGCACCCAGCTCGGCGCGCGCCCGCCTTTGTCGGCCCCGGTGCGCGATTCAGGCTCGGCGACGATGCTGATCGACGCGGCTACCCGCGCCAATCTCGAATTGACGCGCACGCTCGGGGGCGAGCGCCCCGGCAGCCTGCTGGCCACGATCGACCGCACGGTGACGCCGGGCGGAGCGCGGCTGCTGGCCGAGCGCCTCGCCGGCCCCTTGACCGATCCGGCTTCGATCGCGGCGCGCCACGACGCGGTTGAATTCCTGGCGGCGGACGGTGCCCTGCGCGAGGATCTGCAGCAGGCGCTGGAGAAGGTGCCGGACGTTGCGCGCGCGCTGGCGCGGCTCTCGCTCGATCGCGGCGGCCCACGCGACCTCGCCGCGCTCGGCGCCGGGCTCGACGCCGCCCGCGCGATCGCCGCCCTGCTCGTCCGGCGCGGCGAATTGCCCGCCGAGCTGGCCCGCGCGATGCGGGCGCTGGGCGAGAGCGATCCCGATCTGCCGGTCCGCCTCAACGCCGCATTGGCCGACGAACTGCCGCTCAATCGTCGCGATGGCCGCTTCGTACGCGAGGGGCATGATCCGGCGCTCGACGAACTGCGCTTGCTGCAGATCGATTCGCGCAAGGTCATCGCCCAGCTGCAGGCGCGCTATGCCGCCGAGACCGGCTGCCGCACGCTGCGGATCAAGCACAACGCCATGCTCGGCTACTTCGTCGAAGTGCCGCAGGCGACGGGCGAGGAGTTCCTGAAGGAGCCCTGGCGCGCGACCTTTGTGCACCGCCAGACCATGTCCGATGCGATGCGCTTCTCCTCGGTCGAACTCGGCGAACTCGAGGCCAAGATCGCCTCTGCGGCCGATCGGGCGCTCAAGCTCGAACTCTCTGTCTTTGCTGGGCTCAGCGAGGCGGTGCTGGCTCAGGCCGAGCCGATCAAGGCCGCTGCCCTGGCCTTGGCCGAGCTCGATGTCGCCGCGGCTCTCGCCGATCTCGCCACCCGCGAGGGCTGGAGCCGCCCGCAGATCGATGATGGCGTTGCCTTCACCATCGAGCGTGGCCGCCATCCGGTGGTCGAGGCGGCGCTGAAGCGCGATGGCAAGCCCTTCGTCGCCAACGACACCGAATTGTCGCCGCCCGACACTGACGCGAAAGGCGGCCGCATCTGCCTGATCACCGGCCCGAACATGGCCGGTAAATCGACCTTCCTGCGCCAGAATGCGCTGATCGCCGTGCTGGCCCAGATGGGCTCTTTCGTGCCCGCCGCACGGGCCCATATCGGCATCGTCGACCGGCTGTTCTCGCGCGTCGGCGCCGCTGACGATCTCGCACGCGGCCGTTCGACCTTCATGGTCGAGATGGTCGAGACTGCTGCGATCCTGAATCAGGCCGGCCCGCGCGCGCTCGTGATCCTCGACGAGATCGGGCGGGGCACCGCGACCTTCGACGGCCTCTCCATCGCCTGGGCCGCGATCGAGCATCTGCACGAGATCAACCGCTGCCGCAGCCTGTTCGCCACGCATTACCACGAGCTGACGGCGCTCGGAGACCGGCTCGACCGCGTCGCCAACGCCACCGTCCGCGTCACCGAATGGAAGGGCGAGGTCGTCTTCCTGCACGAGGTCGTGCCGGGCGCGGCCGATCGCTCCTACGGCATCCAGGTCGCCAAGCTCGCCGGCCTGCCGCCGGCCGTGGTCGAGCGTGCCCGCGCCATCCTCGGCGAGCTGGAGAAGACCGAGCGCGAGAAGCCGGTCGCCTCGCTGGTCGATGATCTCCCGCTCTTCGCTGCGCCGCTGCGGCGCCCGGCGCCGGTCGCGGTCGAAAACGAGCCGGACGGCCTGCGCGAGGCGCTGGCCGGGATCGCCCCGGACGAGATGACTCCGCGCGAGGCGCTGGAAGCGCTCTATCGGCTGAAGGGGCTGGCTTGA
- a CDS encoding MarR family transcriptional regulator — protein MPLEIRPSQALRLWRQVHLDLVRDSEADLSARQTAILLTVYLELPPHTVRGLAKQLGVTKPVITRALDTLGKLGLLTRKRDEADRRNVVIQRTVAGALAVERLADLVTEHAKEIGGS, from the coding sequence ATGCCCTTGGAGATCAGGCCTTCGCAGGCGCTCAGACTGTGGCGGCAAGTGCATCTCGACCTGGTCCGGGACAGCGAAGCCGATCTCTCGGCGCGCCAGACGGCGATCCTGCTCACGGTCTACCTCGAACTGCCGCCGCATACCGTGCGGGGGCTGGCGAAGCAGCTCGGCGTGACCAAGCCGGTGATCACGCGCGCGCTCGATACGCTCGGCAAGCTCGGGCTCCTGACGCGCAAGCGCGACGAGGCCGACCGCCGCAACGTCGTGATCCAGCGCACCGTCGCCGGTGCGCTCGCTGTCGAGAGGCTGGCCGATCTGGTGACGGAGCACGCCAAGGAGATCGGCGGAAGCTGA
- a CDS encoding methyl-accepting chemotaxis protein, whose protein sequence is MLLINLAESLFFLLLAGLLLTVAMPQIGERSWLRQVIVGVLFATGALISMGNPFEMMPGLVVDSRNSFAVLAGPIGGPGAAVLTAVPLVVMRYITGGVGMVTGITGIVARAVIGVAYAIWLTRRRRPLGVGDLAALSLIDALCLLASVGFIPGEAGQRFLREAVPIMIFVGTVGIFLTGIVVINDRDRRETAYRLRTLIDRAPGTLYQRIVTPDGMMTYRFASFAIDKLLGITKEQVERDPDVWLGKLVAEDRIRFEQLRREQQENETLWRFEGRYHAPDGGVVWLRSESTKRRLADGTLVWDGILLDITAEKTLEARRAEIETLRKTALDELAGDLERTVGKALADVGASMRGMHAAASQMVESASKTTLRAEGVTREAESASQRVGSVATAAEEIEASIRELTRQTSHADETVRAAASYVRSTRSDVTGLTEAADKVRTVLDFIEEIAARTNLLALNATIEAARAGAAGRGFAVVASEVKTLAEQTQKATRDIAETLADIRGAAATAVEAVAHIEGTMTTIEQTSGAIASVVCRQADIASTIAADAQAVALSADAVTANVSAVGAEVRVTGDAAIGVADAARKVDEQAEALDRYVGDFVRSVRNRL, encoded by the coding sequence TTGCTGCTGATCAATCTCGCCGAAAGCCTGTTCTTCCTGCTTCTGGCGGGGCTGCTCCTCACCGTCGCCATGCCCCAGATCGGGGAACGATCCTGGCTGCGGCAGGTGATCGTCGGCGTGCTGTTCGCCACCGGCGCGCTGATCAGCATGGGCAACCCCTTCGAGATGATGCCCGGCCTCGTCGTCGATTCGCGCAACAGCTTCGCCGTCCTGGCCGGCCCGATCGGCGGTCCCGGCGCCGCCGTGCTGACGGCCGTGCCGCTCGTCGTGATGCGCTACATCACGGGTGGTGTCGGCATGGTCACGGGCATTACTGGCATCGTGGCCCGCGCCGTCATCGGGGTCGCCTACGCGATCTGGCTGACCCGGCGCAGACGGCCGCTCGGCGTCGGCGATCTCGCCGCCCTCAGCCTGATCGACGCACTCTGCCTGCTCGCCTCTGTGGGCTTTATTCCAGGAGAAGCCGGGCAGCGCTTCCTGCGCGAGGCCGTGCCGATCATGATCTTCGTCGGAACGGTCGGCATTTTCCTGACCGGAATCGTCGTCATCAACGATCGCGACAGGCGCGAAACCGCCTACCGGCTGCGGACGCTGATCGACCGGGCGCCCGGAACGCTCTACCAGCGGATCGTCACGCCAGACGGGATGATGACCTACCGGTTCGCTTCCTTCGCCATCGACAAGCTGCTGGGCATCACCAAGGAGCAGGTCGAGCGCGATCCCGACGTCTGGCTCGGCAAGCTCGTCGCCGAAGACCGCATCCGTTTCGAGCAATTGCGGCGGGAGCAGCAGGAAAACGAGACGCTCTGGCGCTTCGAGGGCCGCTACCACGCTCCGGACGGCGGTGTCGTCTGGCTGCGCAGCGAATCGACCAAGCGCCGGCTCGCCGACGGAACCCTGGTCTGGGACGGCATCCTGCTCGACATCACCGCCGAGAAGACACTGGAAGCGCGCCGCGCCGAAATCGAGACGCTGCGCAAGACCGCGCTCGACGAACTCGCCGGCGATCTGGAACGCACGGTCGGCAAGGCGCTCGCCGACGTCGGGGCCTCGATGCGCGGCATGCACGCCGCCGCCAGCCAGATGGTGGAAAGCGCCAGCAAGACGACCCTGCGCGCCGAAGGCGTGACCCGGGAGGCGGAAAGCGCATCGCAGCGGGTCGGCAGCGTCGCAACCGCGGCGGAAGAGATCGAAGCCTCGATCCGGGAACTCACCCGCCAGACCAGCCATGCCGACGAGACGGTGCGCGCGGCCGCCAGCTATGTCCGCAGCACGCGAAGCGACGTCACCGGGCTGACGGAGGCGGCCGACAAGGTTCGCACCGTGCTCGATTTCATCGAGGAGATCGCGGCCCGCACCAACCTTCTGGCACTGAACGCCACGATCGAGGCTGCGCGCGCAGGCGCTGCCGGACGCGGCTTCGCCGTCGTGGCGAGCGAGGTCAAGACACTGGCGGAGCAGACCCAGAAGGCGACGCGCGACATCGCCGAAACGCTGGCCGACATCCGCGGTGCGGCCGCGACCGCCGTCGAGGCCGTGGCGCATATCGAAGGCACGATGACGACGATCGAGCAGACATCCGGCGCGATCGCCTCCGTCGTCTGCCGCCAGGCCGACATCGCCTCGACCATTGCCGCCGATGCACAGGCCGTCGCTCTCAGCGCCGACGCCGTTACCGCCAATGTCAGCGCGGTCGGCGCCGAGGTGCGCGTCACCGGCGACGCCGCCATCGGCGTGGCGGACGCCGCCCGCAAGGTCGACGAGCAGGCTGAAGCGCTCGACCGCTATGTCGGGGATTTCGTCCGCAGCGTGCGCAACCGCCTGTAG
- a CDS encoding NADP-dependent malic enzyme, translating into MNDRPTNKRTRPTFTDQEALLFHSQGRPGKLEIVPTKPMATQRDLSLAYSPGVAVPVLAIAEDPSRAYDYTTRSNLVAVISNGTAILGLGNLGALASKPVMEGKSVLFKRFADIDSIDLEVDTEDPEKFIDAVRYLGPSFGGINLEDIKAPECFIIEQRLRELMDIPVFHDDQHGTAIIAAAGLINALDLTERDIKSTKLVINGAGAAAIACIELLKAMGFKPDNVILCDTKGVIYQGRTEGMNQWKSAHAAVTDRRTLAQALEGADAFFGLSQKGAVTPEMVAAMAPNPIIFAMANPDPEITPEEVHAIRDDAIMATGRSDYPNQVNNVLGFPFIFRGALDVRATTINMEMKIAAAESLAALAREDVPDEVAAAYQGARPRYGKDYIIPVPFDPRLIQVVPAAVAKAAMESGVAGKPIVDMPGYKAQLSARRDPIAGTLNRIFERVKRYPKRVVFAEGEEEQVIRAAASFVNQELGQAILVGREERIYETATFLGVDLEARGISIQNARLSHRNSAYAQYLYERLQRQGYLFRDCQRLINQDRNHFAAAMVALGDADAMVTGVTRNYSIALEEVRRVIDEKPGHRVIGVSIVISRDRTVLVADTAITEMPTAQALSEIAIEAAGVGRRLGYEPKVAMLAFSTFGHPAGERSEKVREAVAILDNQRVDFEYDGEMAADVALNRETMSQYPFCRLSGPANVLIMPAFHSASISTKLLQELGGATVIGPLIVGLDKPVQIVPLGAKDSDIVNMAALAAFNIGG; encoded by the coding sequence ATGAACGACCGTCCGACGAACAAGAGAACTCGCCCGACCTTCACGGACCAGGAAGCCCTGTTGTTCCATTCGCAGGGACGGCCGGGCAAGCTGGAAATCGTTCCGACCAAGCCGATGGCGACGCAGCGGGATCTGTCGTTGGCCTATTCGCCGGGCGTGGCCGTGCCGGTCCTGGCGATCGCGGAGGATCCGTCGCGCGCCTACGACTACACCACGCGCTCGAACCTCGTCGCCGTGATCTCGAACGGCACCGCCATCCTCGGCCTCGGCAATCTCGGCGCGCTCGCCTCGAAGCCGGTGATGGAGGGCAAATCCGTCCTGTTCAAGCGCTTCGCCGACATCGACTCGATCGACCTCGAGGTCGACACCGAGGACCCGGAGAAGTTCATCGATGCCGTGCGTTATCTCGGCCCATCCTTCGGCGGCATCAATCTCGAGGATATCAAGGCACCCGAGTGCTTCATCATCGAGCAGCGCCTGCGCGAGCTGATGGACATCCCGGTTTTCCATGACGACCAGCACGGCACCGCAATCATCGCCGCCGCCGGCCTGATCAACGCGCTCGACCTGACCGAGCGCGACATCAAGTCGACCAAGCTCGTCATCAATGGCGCCGGCGCGGCCGCCATCGCCTGCATCGAGCTCTTGAAGGCGATGGGCTTCAAGCCCGACAACGTCATCCTCTGCGACACCAAGGGCGTGATCTACCAAGGCCGCACCGAGGGCATGAACCAGTGGAAGTCGGCCCATGCCGCCGTCACCGATCGGCGCACGCTGGCGCAGGCCCTGGAAGGGGCCGACGCCTTCTTCGGCCTGTCGCAAAAGGGCGCCGTGACGCCCGAGATGGTCGCCGCGATGGCGCCGAACCCGATCATCTTCGCCATGGCCAATCCCGATCCGGAGATCACACCGGAGGAGGTCCACGCCATCCGCGACGACGCGATCATGGCGACGGGCCGCTCGGACTATCCAAACCAGGTCAACAACGTCCTCGGCTTTCCCTTCATCTTCCGCGGCGCGCTCGACGTGCGCGCCACCACCATCAACATGGAGATGAAGATCGCCGCCGCAGAGTCGCTGGCGGCGCTCGCCCGCGAGGACGTGCCGGACGAAGTCGCCGCCGCCTATCAGGGCGCGCGCCCGCGCTATGGCAAGGACTACATCATCCCCGTGCCGTTCGATCCGCGCCTGATCCAGGTCGTGCCGGCGGCGGTGGCGAAGGCGGCGATGGAATCCGGCGTCGCCGGCAAGCCGATCGTCGATATGCCGGGCTACAAGGCGCAGCTCTCCGCCCGGCGCGACCCGATCGCCGGCACACTCAACCGCATCTTCGAGCGGGTGAAGCGCTATCCGAAGCGCGTCGTCTTTGCCGAGGGCGAGGAGGAGCAGGTCATCCGCGCCGCGGCATCCTTCGTCAACCAGGAGCTGGGCCAGGCCATCCTCGTCGGCCGTGAGGAGCGGATCTACGAGACCGCGACCTTCCTCGGCGTCGATCTCGAGGCCAGGGGCATCTCGATCCAGAACGCTCGGCTCTCCCACCGCAACAGCGCCTATGCGCAATATCTCTACGAGCGGCTGCAGCGGCAGGGCTATCTCTTCCGCGACTGCCAGCGCCTGATCAACCAGGACCGCAACCATTTCGCCGCGGCGATGGTGGCGCTCGGCGATGCCGACGCGATGGTGACGGGCGTGACCCGCAACTATTCGATCGCGCTGGAGGAGGTCCGCCGCGTCATCGACGAGAAGCCCGGCCACCGCGTGATCGGCGTCTCGATCGTGATCTCGCGCGACCGCACCGTACTCGTCGCCGACACCGCGATCACCGAGATGCCGACGGCTCAGGCGCTCTCCGAGATCGCGATCGAGGCGGCCGGCGTCGGCCGCAGGCTCGGCTATGAGCCGAAGGTGGCGATGCTCGCCTTCTCGACCTTCGGCCACCCGGCCGGCGAACGCTCCGAAAAGGTGCGCGAGGCGGTGGCGATCCTCGACAACCAGCGCGTCGATTTCGAGTATGACGGCGAGATGGCGGCGGATGTCGCGCTCAACCGCGAGACCATGAGCCAGTATCCGTTCTGCCGCCTGTCGGGCCCGGCGAACGTGCTGATTATGCCGGCCTTCCACTCGGCCTCGATCTCGACCAAGCTGCTGCAGGAGCTCGGCGGCGCGACCGTGATCGGTCCGCTGATCGTCGGCCTCGACAAGCCCGTGCAGATCGTGCCGCTCGGCGCCAAGGACTCCGACATCGTCAACATGGCGGCGCTCGCCGCCTTCAACATCGGCGGCTGA